Proteins encoded in a region of the Planococcus shixiaomingii genome:
- a CDS encoding YsnF/AvaK domain-containing protein: protein MASKENTFIGVFDNQEEILNKVEELKGQGHKEDHMYVVGRDNNSFSTLDTQTGVHVDATNDKKKQGFVGKVMSALSGDASLEAFKGMGLERYEAKEYYEHVQSGKLVLYVDEDYGNTYDKYGTGYSNSSGIEQTAPIETGVTFAKSGSTVDEDSTNNASSTNTSNTFGADTETGASIKEKSGGRFNSLADADSEFGKSITAEGSSLDEASGPTDAPFASTSQSTNTSGSISGSSDSTRDTTDRSIDFTTDAGSSVGSSRGAAGSSDAFGSTADITDEERMLLHEERLSVDKERVQTGEVNVGKHVVEENQSIEVPVEREEVYVERHAVNEEADDTEAFQENDTIHVPVSEERVNVTKKEVVTEEIVISKRKVQDTEQVNETVRREVAEIDEDTTDFNDKNTNNNNRK, encoded by the coding sequence ATGGCTAGCAAAGAAAATACATTTATCGGAGTTTTCGACAACCAAGAGGAAATTTTAAATAAAGTAGAGGAATTAAAGGGACAAGGCCATAAAGAAGACCATATGTATGTCGTCGGCCGGGACAACAACTCGTTCTCCACACTAGACACCCAGACAGGTGTGCACGTAGATGCAACAAATGACAAGAAAAAACAAGGATTCGTGGGAAAAGTCATGTCTGCACTTTCCGGTGACGCTTCATTGGAAGCATTCAAGGGCATGGGGCTGGAGCGCTATGAAGCGAAAGAGTACTACGAGCACGTGCAAAGCGGTAAGCTAGTACTATACGTTGACGAGGATTATGGCAATACTTATGATAAATACGGCACCGGCTACAGCAACTCATCCGGTATTGAACAGACGGCCCCTATTGAAACCGGAGTGACTTTTGCTAAATCAGGATCAACGGTGGATGAAGACAGCACGAATAATGCATCTTCAACCAACACCAGCAACACATTTGGTGCGGATACGGAAACAGGGGCATCCATTAAAGAAAAATCAGGTGGCAGATTTAATTCATTAGCGGATGCGGACAGCGAATTCGGCAAGTCGATAACAGCTGAAGGAAGTTCACTTGATGAAGCTTCTGGTCCGACGGATGCACCGTTTGCCTCAACATCTCAAAGTACCAATACATCCGGTTCAATTTCCGGAAGCTCAGATTCTACTCGCGATACTACTGACCGCTCAATTGACTTTACAACAGATGCAGGCAGTTCGGTTGGGTCCAGTCGCGGTGCTGCAGGCTCATCTGATGCATTCGGATCAACTGCCGACATAACTGACGAAGAGCGCATGCTCCTTCACGAAGAACGATTGAGCGTTGATAAAGAACGCGTACAGACCGGCGAAGTAAACGTCGGCAAACACGTTGTTGAAGAAAATCAATCCATTGAAGTGCCGGTCGAACGCGAAGAGGTATATGTAGAGCGCCATGCGGTAAATGAAGAAGCAGACGACACGGAAGCTTTCCAGGAAAATGACACAATTCATGTACCGGTTTCCGAAGAACGCGTAAATGTTACGAAGAAAGAAGTTGTCACTGAAGAAATCGTCATCAGCAAACGGAAAGTGCAGGACACTGAACAAGTGAACGAAACCGTCCGCCGTGAAGTTGCGGAGATTGATGAGGACACCACCGATTTCAATGACAAGAATACTAACAATAATAACCGGAAATAA
- a CDS encoding RNA 2'-phosphotransferase, with the protein MNKHDEVKLSSFMAKILRHSPQKFGLTLDDYGFCGISDLTKAIQTQPRWQQVTEDDIRQIVATSPKQRYLIKGNQIKARYGHSVPVLQEPSDRQLPRFLYHGTHKEALEAIKGKGILPMGRQQVHLSESPSFATLAAKRRKNPLLLKIDAQSAIEAGVTFHFAGNEVWLSTSLPPSSITEVIELE; encoded by the coding sequence TTGAACAAACACGATGAAGTGAAGTTAAGCTCTTTTATGGCTAAAATCCTTCGGCATTCCCCGCAGAAGTTTGGATTAACGTTGGACGATTACGGATTTTGCGGCATTTCGGATCTGACAAAGGCTATACAGACACAGCCGCGCTGGCAGCAGGTAACTGAAGATGACATCCGCCAGATCGTTGCCACTAGCCCAAAACAACGTTATTTAATCAAAGGCAACCAAATCAAAGCCCGTTACGGCCACAGTGTTCCTGTCCTTCAGGAACCGTCAGACAGACAATTGCCAAGATTTCTTTATCACGGGACCCATAAAGAAGCATTAGAAGCAATTAAGGGTAAGGGAATTCTTCCAATGGGCCGGCAACAGGTACATCTATCCGAAAGCCCTTCTTTTGCCACTCTTGCAGCGAAAAGGAGGAAAAATCCACTTCTTTTGAAAATTGATGCGCAAAGTGCGATTGAAGCAGGAGTTACTTTTCATTTTGCCGGAAACGAAGTGTGGTTGTCGACATCGCTCCCTCCTTCTTCAATAACTGAGGTAATTGAATTAGAATAA
- a CDS encoding class I SAM-dependent methyltransferase codes for MNHLLFNQQIWEKAWEQDPNTSLKRMKKAGLPTYESQGFSKWAKAYNETSFSMQGQNRSARIMKWIEQQVSSFEGMSILDIGAASGVFSIPFAQKGARVTAVEPSKELTDMLKNNASTHSVEISILNKPFEAIADKPTASFDLVFASMCPAITDWTAAQKAMSFAKKYFYSSMMAGPKRNYLMEEILSALGIENEPVHSSDMAYLLHLLYLEGYTYQSLIEKHEQTTMMRLEEIISQLPTWFRDYGIDADSDLMAKAEKYLRDSSKKEWSVLTGGKFGKVLVYLDN; via the coding sequence ATGAATCATCTATTATTCAATCAACAAATTTGGGAAAAAGCGTGGGAGCAGGATCCAAACACTTCTTTAAAACGAATGAAAAAAGCGGGGTTGCCTACGTATGAGTCCCAAGGATTTTCCAAGTGGGCGAAAGCCTACAATGAAACTTCTTTCAGTATGCAGGGGCAAAATCGTAGTGCGCGGATTATGAAGTGGATTGAGCAACAAGTTTCTTCATTTGAAGGAATGTCTATTCTGGATATCGGTGCAGCTTCTGGCGTATTCAGTATTCCCTTTGCCCAAAAAGGAGCCCGGGTGACAGCAGTGGAACCTTCAAAGGAGTTAACCGATATGCTAAAGAACAACGCAAGCACTCATTCCGTTGAAATTTCCATTCTCAATAAGCCGTTTGAAGCAATCGCAGATAAGCCTACAGCTTCATTTGATTTGGTCTTCGCCTCCATGTGTCCGGCCATCACAGACTGGACAGCGGCCCAAAAAGCGATGAGTTTTGCTAAAAAGTATTTTTATTCGAGCATGATGGCCGGTCCAAAAAGAAACTACTTGATGGAAGAAATCCTGTCTGCTTTAGGGATTGAAAACGAACCTGTTCATTCTTCAGATATGGCTTATTTGTTGCATCTCCTCTACTTAGAAGGATACACGTATCAGTCTTTAATCGAAAAACATGAACAGACAACCATGATGCGTCTTGAAGAAATCATTTCACAGTTGCCGACATGGTTCAGGGATTATGGGATTGACGCGGACAGCGATCTGATGGCAAAAGCAGAAAAGTATTTGCGCGACTCATCTAAAAAAGAATGGAGTGTGCTAACCGGCGGCAAATTCGGAAAGGTTCTCGTGTATCTTGACAACTAA
- a CDS encoding Rrf2 family transcriptional regulator, whose protein sequence is MKFSRGTNYALHTMLQLAQSSTPNKPIGVQQLAEQQDVSPTYLSKILTKLVKEGMVSSVSGVKGGYSLPYNWETISFLEIIQAIEGKASLFDCHFGHGPGCPIEQVMVEAEEKMEEQLRKMTIADLVKNKTMN, encoded by the coding sequence ATGAAGTTCTCAAGAGGGACCAACTATGCACTTCACACAATGTTGCAACTGGCTCAATCATCCACTCCAAATAAACCCATTGGTGTCCAACAACTCGCGGAACAACAGGATGTTTCACCGACCTACCTTTCTAAAATTCTGACGAAGCTTGTGAAAGAAGGAATGGTTTCTTCGGTTTCCGGCGTTAAAGGGGGCTATTCACTGCCCTATAATTGGGAAACCATCTCTTTTTTAGAAATTATCCAAGCGATCGAGGGCAAAGCTTCTCTATTTGATTGCCACTTCGGTCATGGCCCAGGCTGCCCGATCGAACAGGTGATGGTTGAAGCAGAAGAGAAAATGGAAGAACAATTAAGAAAGATGACCATTGCTGATTTGGTTAAGAATAAGACAATGAACTAA
- a CDS encoding SMI1/KNR4 family protein: MGIKEIMEAVLKVLGSNNERLLILDDGLITRSTSTVNPPAEEAAIAEFESQIGHQLPKDYRSFLLEYNGANIYQLITDLGGTGGGGLQVFSIKEMKENLYYMEVYPGFLPIGSAYDQYLAISLEAIEKEDPNYLYRIDNDEGPQALTLNFHLFLNRFVMAQGATFYEWPIYNAASRYYLEGDE; this comes from the coding sequence ATGGGCATTAAAGAGATTATGGAGGCTGTCCTAAAAGTGTTGGGCAGCAACAATGAACGGCTGTTAATTCTAGATGATGGGTTAATTACCAGGAGTACCAGTACGGTTAATCCTCCTGCCGAGGAAGCGGCCATTGCTGAATTTGAAAGTCAGATTGGGCATCAGCTGCCAAAGGACTATCGATCTTTTCTGTTGGAATACAACGGCGCGAATATCTACCAGCTTATTACGGATTTAGGTGGCACTGGCGGAGGCGGATTGCAAGTGTTTTCTATCAAGGAAATGAAGGAGAATCTGTATTACATGGAAGTGTACCCTGGATTTTTGCCAATAGGTAGCGCTTATGACCAATACTTGGCCATCAGTCTGGAAGCGATTGAGAAGGAAGACCCAAATTACCTTTACCGAATCGATAACGATGAAGGGCCTCAAGCTTTGACCCTGAACTTTCACCTGTTTTTGAATCGTTTTGTGATGGCTCAAGGGGCTACATTCTATGAATGGCCGATTTACAACGCGGCTAGCCGCTATTACTTGGAGGGCGATGAATAA
- a CDS encoding NAD(P)/FAD-dependent oxidoreductase: MIYDCVIIGGGPAGLNAALVLGRSRRKIALVDANQPRNAVTHASHGYLTQDGVSPSEFRRIAYEEIVRYPTVEHHIDKVLDVHKTEQGFLVRTLHKEFTTKKLLVATGLKEILPDIGGIKEFYGKSVFYCPYCDGWEMRDRQLVVVSHHPQVFHFAKLLSNWSRDLLICTNGKSILTEEETQELKANKISVTQKPVQSFCGTNGQLEEVVWTDGTRTKRTGAFINPQWFPQLDFLKQIPIEKNDQAAILTDAMGKSTTPGLFAAGEATTGTPTQLIVAAAAGSLAATSINAELTMERFRI; the protein is encoded by the coding sequence ATGATCTACGATTGTGTCATTATAGGCGGCGGCCCAGCAGGTTTAAATGCAGCATTGGTTTTAGGGAGGTCTAGAAGAAAGATAGCCCTCGTGGATGCCAACCAACCTCGAAACGCTGTTACGCATGCTTCTCACGGTTACCTTACACAAGATGGGGTATCACCATCAGAATTTCGACGTATTGCTTACGAGGAAATAGTCCGCTACCCTACCGTTGAACATCATATCGACAAAGTTTTGGACGTACATAAAACAGAACAGGGATTTTTAGTGCGGACACTTCACAAAGAGTTCACGACCAAAAAACTGCTAGTAGCCACCGGTTTGAAGGAAATCTTACCGGATATCGGGGGAATTAAAGAGTTTTACGGGAAAAGCGTCTTTTACTGCCCTTATTGTGACGGTTGGGAAATGCGGGATCGCCAACTCGTGGTGGTTTCTCATCATCCACAAGTCTTTCACTTTGCAAAGCTCCTTTCCAATTGGTCTCGAGATCTCCTAATCTGTACAAATGGAAAAAGCATATTGACGGAAGAAGAGACACAAGAACTGAAAGCGAATAAGATTTCTGTAACGCAAAAACCGGTTCAATCATTTTGTGGAACAAATGGACAGTTAGAAGAAGTGGTATGGACCGATGGAACTCGAACGAAGCGAACCGGCGCTTTTATCAATCCGCAATGGTTCCCCCAATTAGACTTCCTGAAGCAGATTCCTATTGAAAAAAATGATCAGGCGGCCATCCTGACAGATGCGATGGGAAAAAGCACGACTCCGGGTCTGTTTGCGGCGGGTGAAGCCACAACTGGAACGCCCACCCAATTAATTGTTGCAGCTGCAGCCGGAAGCCTTGCGGCGACCAGCATCAATGCCGAGCTTACAATGGAACGATTTCGTATTTAG